Genomic segment of Geothermobacter ehrlichii:
GGACCACCACCAGGGCGAACTTGTCCATGCTGCGGTAGAGGACTTCGATGGCGATCTGCGGGTCGATGCCGACCATCAGCACCAGACCGGCCAGGCCGGTGAAGAACAGCGCCAGAAAGACCGGCACCGTCGAGGCCAGCAGGCCGAGCAGCAGAAACAGGATGATCAGGTAATTACTGTCCATGACAACACCATGCGGAGGCGGGGACCGCGGAAACGCCCGTCGTCCTTACCCCGTCGTGAATTCCTTCCAGTCTTCGACCATGACGATCAGGGTGCGGATGAACATCATCGCCCCCATCAGCGGCAGCACCGCGTAGAAGATCCACTCCGGAATCTGCAGCGAGGCGGTCTTGGCGAACTCGTCCTCGTACATCAGCACGGTCATCTGCCAGCCGAGCCAGACCATCAGCACCGAAAAGACGAGCACCGCCAGGTTGGCGATCATCGTCAGGGACATCTTCAGCTTCGGAAAGATCTGCGGCAGCGCGTCGATGCGGATCAGCGAGCGGCCGCGCACGGCGGCGATGCATCCGATGTAGGTCGAAAAGTAGATCGTCTTGCGTACCACCTCGTCCGACCAGTACAGATTGACGTCGGCCGTCGCCTTGCGCAAGATCACGTTGGCCAGGGCGACGCAGAGGGCGACCATGACCGCGATGAAGAGCGACCATTCCTCGAACCACCGGAAGACCCGATCGACAACCTGAAAGGTTTTTTTCAACATCGTCCACCTCGATGAAAAAGGGGTCGGAGACACGAGTTCTCCGACCCCGCAAATCAGTCAGCCGGAAACTCTCGACTCAGTTGCCAAGTTTGGCGCGCACCCTGGCCAGGTAGTCGGGACCGATCTTCTTGCCCCACTTCTCGTAGATCGGCGCCGCCAGC
This window contains:
- a CDS encoding TRAP transporter small permease, with product MLKKTFQVVDRVFRWFEEWSLFIAVMVALCVALANVILRKATADVNLYWSDEVVRKTIYFSTYIGCIAAVRGRSLIRIDALPQIFPKLKMSLTMIANLAVLVFSVLMVWLGWQMTVLMYEDEFAKTASLQIPEWIFYAVLPLMGAMMFIRTLIVMVEDWKEFTTG